A region of Lacinutrix sp. Hel_I_90 DNA encodes the following proteins:
- the egtB gene encoding ergothioneine biosynthesis protein EgtB, translating to MEEKNRLFKKYIETRSQTVKLCEGLQPEDFSIQAASFVSPPKWHLAHTTWFFEEMVLKQFSKDYKTYNDTYAFLFNSYYNSLGERIGRHERGLITRPTSNTIFKYRDYVDKHIEKLLESDLNTALETLIILGINHEQQHQELLITDLKYSFSHNPTYPELSNTNFISDQNTKNTTDDAWIAIAEGVYTIGHQSKDFSFDNELGVHRVFLEPFEISKDLVTNGDYIKFLESGAYSDPKYWLDDGWAWINSNAISKPLYWKKIEGKWFHYTVSGLKPIDKKAILSHVSFYEAHAFAFWSGHRLPTEYEWEIASKQFVWGTRWEWTNSAYLPYPKFKISKGAVGEYNGKFMVNLMVLRGASTATAPNHSRNTYRNFFSPEMQWQLSGIRLVK from the coding sequence ATGGAAGAAAAAAACAGACTTTTTAAGAAATACATTGAAACAAGATCCCAAACGGTAAAGCTTTGTGAAGGGCTTCAACCTGAAGATTTTTCAATACAAGCCGCTTCTTTTGTGAGTCCGCCTAAATGGCATTTGGCACACACCACCTGGTTTTTTGAAGAAATGGTTCTAAAGCAATTCAGTAAGGATTATAAAACATATAATGATACTTATGCTTTTTTGTTTAATAGTTATTACAACAGTTTAGGAGAACGTATTGGACGTCACGAAAGAGGGTTAATAACCAGGCCAACTAGTAATACCATTTTCAAGTACAGAGATTATGTGGATAAGCATATAGAAAAACTATTGGAAAGTGATTTAAATACTGCATTAGAAACACTCATTATTTTAGGCATTAACCACGAGCAACAACACCAAGAATTATTAATTACAGATTTAAAATATTCTTTTTCTCATAATCCTACCTATCCAGAACTATCCAATACAAATTTTATTTCAGATCAAAATACTAAAAACACAACAGATGACGCTTGGATAGCTATAGCAGAAGGTGTTTATACTATTGGGCATCAAAGTAAAGACTTCTCTTTTGATAATGAATTAGGAGTACATCGCGTGTTTTTAGAACCTTTTGAAATTTCTAAAGATTTAGTTACTAACGGTGACTATATTAAGTTTTTAGAATCAGGCGCTTACAGCGATCCAAAATACTGGTTAGACGACGGCTGGGCTTGGATTAATAGTAACGCTATATCAAAACCTTTATACTGGAAAAAAATTGAGGGTAAATGGTTCCATTATACGGTTTCAGGACTTAAACCAATAGATAAAAAGGCCATATTAAGTCATGTTTCATTTTATGAAGCGCATGCATTTGCGTTTTGGTCTGGACATAGATTGCCTACCGAATATGAATGGGAAATAGCATCCAAACAGTTTGTTTGGGGAACACGATGGGAGTGGACTAACTCTGCTTACTTACCGTATCCAAAATTTAAAATTTCAAAAGGTGCTGTAGGCGAGTATAATGGTAAATTTATGGTCAATTTAATGGTCCTTCGAGGGGCCTCGACAGCGACCGCACCAAATCATAGTCGTAATACGTACAGAAACTTTTTTAGTCCAGAAATGCAATGGCAACTCTCTGGAATTCGCTTAGTAAAATAG
- a CDS encoding aspartate/glutamate racemase family protein, with protein sequence MTRKTTVGLLGLGSRSTVFYLEKLNALYQELNKGYSTFPCLVLNIDFNSINPYLPDKTSDLLHNLKPVIKDLESLAIDHLVVPNLTLHETLEHITMPTRIIHPVTLCIERLHFYKKNKVTLIGSQYTMNANYLFKAFEKEQITVERPTLKDQNVIDALRKKVYNSQETEGDLLGFRRLLETYKANSTVIICCTELSVINSEPNNAQSIDMALLQIEQAISLKT encoded by the coding sequence ATGACTCGTAAAACGACTGTAGGTCTTTTAGGTTTAGGGAGTAGAAGCACAGTATTCTATTTAGAAAAACTGAATGCTTTGTATCAGGAGTTGAATAAAGGGTACAGTACTTTTCCCTGCCTTGTATTAAATATAGATTTTAATAGCATTAATCCCTATTTACCTGATAAAACTTCAGACTTGCTTCATAATTTAAAACCAGTCATTAAAGACTTGGAAAGCTTAGCTATAGACCATTTAGTAGTTCCAAACCTAACGCTCCATGAAACATTAGAACATATAACAATGCCTACTAGAATTATTCATCCAGTAACGCTGTGTATTGAAAGACTACACTTTTACAAAAAGAATAAAGTAACACTTATTGGTTCTCAGTATACAATGAATGCCAATTATCTATTCAAAGCATTCGAGAAAGAACAGATCACAGTCGAAAGACCAACGCTTAAAGATCAAAACGTAATTGATGCTTTGAGAAAAAAGGTTTATAATAGCCAAGAAACCGAGGGAGATCTGCTTGGTTTTAGACGTTTATTAGAGACTTATAAAGCGAATTCTACGGTAATAATTTGTTGTACTGAATTATCTGTCATCAATTCAGAACCCAATAATGCGCAAAGTATTGATATGGCATTATTGCAAATAGAGCAAGCGATTAGTCTAAAAACTTAG
- a CDS encoding DNA mismatch repair protein MutS, producing MINIHKKTLQDLEFATVLEQVSEYCVTHLGHLKAQDIAPFQDKETLLNALQLTNEYVSSFYNDNRLPNHGFEAITKELQLLRIENTYLETHSLKKIVSISLTANEIVKALNKFEDYYPNLKQYAQRIEVTTAIIEKIDSVVDRFGDVKDNASTLLYDIRQQINKLKGKINSSFTSALNQYHNLEYLDDIRESVVENKRVLAVKAMYRRKVKGAIMGGSKTGSIVYIEPETTLQHSRELNNLHYEEGEEVVRILKEVTNFLREFLPLIANYQEFLTEIDVIAAKAKYAKSMNAILPEISDEKHLFLRDAYHPLLYLTNLKNKEKTFPQTIELNKTSRIIVISGPNAGGKSITLKTVGLLQLMLQSGMLIPVHERSIVSVFDRILTDIGDNQSIENHLSTYSYRLKQMNYFLKKCNKNTLFLIDEFGTGSDPELGGALAETFLEEFYARDAFGIITTHYANLKMLANEKDDMINANMMFDERTLEPMYKLALGQAGSSFTFEVAQKNGIPYSLINRAKKKIERSKIRFDATIAKLQKERAKLEKTGESLKINEKKKQSEADKLEEINGKIQKKLESYQELYDSNQRLIYLGQKVNDISEKFFNDKKKGELMAELFRLVQIENSKRKKVSAKQAKVEKTKEKQVKQEAEKKVEVIRKKKKEAKLKAIPVEKPKPVLKIGDRVRMHDGKAIGSIDTLEKGKAIVNYGIFTTNVNVDLLELVDPLK from the coding sequence AAAAAACATTACAAGATTTAGAATTCGCCACTGTTTTAGAACAGGTTAGTGAGTATTGTGTAACACATTTAGGTCATCTTAAAGCACAAGACATTGCTCCGTTCCAAGACAAAGAGACCTTACTTAATGCCTTACAGTTAACCAACGAATACGTGTCGTCTTTTTATAACGACAACCGTTTACCAAATCATGGCTTTGAGGCGATTACCAAGGAATTACAATTACTACGCATAGAAAACACCTATTTAGAAACACACAGTTTAAAAAAGATTGTTTCTATTTCACTAACGGCTAATGAGATTGTTAAAGCTCTAAATAAGTTTGAAGACTATTATCCCAACTTAAAACAGTATGCACAACGCATAGAGGTCACAACAGCAATCATCGAGAAGATTGACAGTGTCGTCGACCGTTTTGGCGATGTAAAAGACAATGCTTCTACGCTACTCTATGACATTAGGCAACAAATAAATAAACTTAAAGGTAAAATAAATTCCAGTTTCACCTCGGCTTTAAACCAATACCACAACTTAGAATATTTAGATGATATCCGGGAGTCTGTGGTAGAAAATAAACGCGTTTTGGCAGTAAAAGCCATGTACAGACGTAAGGTTAAAGGTGCCATAATGGGCGGAAGCAAGACTGGAAGTATTGTTTATATTGAACCAGAAACCACGTTACAGCACTCTCGAGAACTTAATAATTTACATTACGAAGAGGGCGAAGAGGTCGTTCGTATCTTAAAAGAAGTCACTAACTTTTTACGTGAGTTCTTACCACTAATCGCAAACTATCAGGAATTTTTAACTGAAATAGATGTGATTGCTGCAAAAGCAAAATATGCCAAATCAATGAACGCTATTTTACCAGAAATTAGCGATGAAAAACATTTGTTTTTGCGAGATGCGTATCACCCACTACTATACCTAACCAATCTTAAGAATAAAGAAAAAACCTTTCCGCAAACCATCGAGCTCAATAAGACTAGCCGAATTATCGTGATTTCTGGACCAAATGCGGGTGGAAAATCGATTACCCTAAAAACGGTAGGTTTACTACAGTTAATGTTGCAAAGTGGGATGCTAATTCCTGTTCACGAACGCAGCATCGTGAGTGTTTTTGATAGAATCCTTACCGATATTGGCGATAACCAATCCATAGAAAACCATTTAAGTACTTATAGTTACCGACTAAAACAAATGAATTACTTTTTAAAGAAGTGCAATAAAAACACTCTCTTTTTAATTGATGAATTTGGTACAGGATCTGACCCTGAATTAGGTGGTGCTTTAGCCGAAACCTTTTTAGAAGAGTTTTATGCGCGGGATGCTTTTGGTATTATTACCACACATTATGCGAACTTAAAAATGTTAGCTAACGAAAAGGACGACATGATTAATGCTAACATGATGTTCGATGAACGTACGTTAGAACCCATGTACAAACTGGCATTAGGTCAGGCTGGTAGTAGTTTCACCTTTGAAGTGGCTCAAAAAAATGGCATTCCCTATAGTTTAATCAATCGTGCTAAAAAGAAAATTGAACGCTCTAAAATACGCTTTGATGCCACCATTGCTAAGCTTCAAAAAGAGCGTGCAAAGTTGGAAAAAACAGGGGAATCACTTAAAATAAACGAAAAGAAAAAACAATCTGAAGCTGATAAGCTTGAAGAAATCAACGGGAAGATTCAAAAGAAACTAGAAAGCTATCAGGAATTATACGATAGTAATCAGCGTTTAATTTATCTCGGACAGAAAGTTAATGACATTTCAGAAAAGTTCTTTAACGATAAGAAAAAGGGTGAACTAATGGCAGAGCTATTCCGTTTAGTACAAATAGAAAATTCTAAACGTAAAAAAGTATCAGCAAAACAAGCGAAAGTTGAAAAAACGAAAGAGAAACAAGTAAAACAAGAAGCTGAAAAAAAGGTAGAAGTTATTCGTAAAAAGAAAAAAGAAGCTAAACTAAAAGCTATTCCTGTAGAAAAACCAAAACCAGTATTAAAAATTGGTGATCGTGTGAGAATGCATGACGGCAAGGCCATTGGAAGTATTGATACGCTAGAAAAAGGCAAAGCCATTGTGAATTATGGTATTTTTACCACAAATGTAAATGTGGATTTATTGGAGTTGGTTGACCCGTTGAAGTAA
- a CDS encoding DUF393 domain-containing protein: MVIKELPKHKKLILFDGVCNLCNASVQYVIKHDTKHQFLFTALQSEIGQKIISHFNIDPSKTDSILLYSEENGIKVKSSAALHIAKALGFPRNLMAVFFMVPTFIRNWVYDYVAKNRYKWYGKQESCWIPTPELKAKFLD, encoded by the coding sequence ATGGTGATAAAAGAACTTCCAAAACATAAAAAACTAATCCTATTCGATGGGGTTTGCAACCTATGTAACGCTTCTGTACAATACGTCATTAAACATGATACAAAGCATCAATTCCTATTTACGGCACTGCAAAGTGAGATTGGACAAAAAATCATCTCGCATTTTAATATAGATCCTTCAAAAACAGATTCTATACTGCTTTATTCTGAAGAAAATGGCATAAAAGTAAAATCTTCAGCAGCACTTCATATTGCCAAAGCACTTGGTTTTCCAAGAAATCTAATGGCTGTATTTTTTATGGTTCCCACATTTATAAGAAATTGGGTGTACGATTACGTCGCTAAAAATCGTTACAAATGGTATGGTAAACAAGAATCTTGCTGGATTCCTACTCCAGAATTAAAAGCTAAGTTTTTAGACTAA
- a CDS encoding L-histidine N(alpha)-methyltransferase, giving the protein MNNTFMKDVDNGLSANPKILSSKYFYDAIGDALFIKIMQMPEYYLTNSEFEILSQQTETIVNNLGLTKNKPFDLVELGAGDGKKTKELLRYLIKHDYNFNYVPIDISSNVLNLLENSLRAEFKTLNIAKKQGDYFEVLKEIKANKKPKVVLFLGSNMGNMEDEKAQVFIETLSDALEINDKLLVGLDLIKSEAIVLPAYNDQAGITKAFNLNLLSRINKELLADFNIETFDHRAIYSEQTGIARSYIVSKVEQTVSIARLNKTFNFKKEEAINVEISRKYNDAIVDKLIVNSGFKRLKKLTDSKQFFANYIFNKSAS; this is encoded by the coding sequence ATGAACAATACCTTTATGAAAGATGTGGATAACGGGCTCAGTGCTAATCCGAAAATCTTATCTTCAAAATATTTTTATGATGCCATCGGAGATGCTTTGTTTATAAAAATAATGCAGATGCCAGAATATTACTTAACCAATTCTGAATTTGAAATTTTAAGTCAACAAACAGAAACTATTGTAAATAATTTGGGTCTGACTAAAAACAAGCCATTCGATTTAGTGGAGTTAGGCGCAGGAGATGGTAAGAAAACCAAAGAGTTATTGCGCTATCTAATAAAACATGACTATAATTTTAATTATGTTCCTATAGATATTTCAAGTAATGTTTTAAATCTTTTAGAGAACAGCTTAAGAGCAGAATTTAAAACCTTGAATATCGCTAAAAAACAAGGGGACTATTTCGAAGTTTTAAAAGAAATTAAAGCCAATAAGAAACCTAAAGTTGTGTTGTTTTTAGGGTCTAATATGGGTAACATGGAAGATGAAAAAGCACAGGTATTTATAGAAACATTAAGCGACGCATTAGAGATAAACGATAAATTGTTAGTGGGATTAGATTTAATAAAGTCTGAAGCTATTGTTTTGCCTGCGTATAATGATCAGGCAGGTATAACTAAAGCGTTTAATCTTAATTTATTATCACGTATTAATAAAGAATTATTAGCAGATTTTAATATAGAAACCTTCGATCATAGAGCAATTTATTCAGAACAGACAGGTATTGCCAGAAGTTATATTGTTAGCAAAGTAGAACAGACGGTAAGCATTGCACGTTTAAACAAAACATTTAATTTTAAAAAAGAGGAAGCTATAAATGTTGAAATTTCTCGTAAATACAATGATGCTATTGTCGATAAATTGATTGTAAATTCAGGTTTTAAAAGGCTTAAAAAGCTTACGGATTCAAAACAGTTCTTCGCAAACTATATTTTTAATAAATCAGCTTCATGA